CTCAGGATTTCCCACTCTTCTGGCAAGGCGTCGTTAGGCATGCGCCAAACGTTACCAGCGTAGTCCGGTAAGGACAAGTCATTAGGTTAATGCTTATGGGACACCGGGCCTACAAACACGGAGGCAGTCGCGATGGTAGGCCGCGTGCCCTCACGCGGCGCACTGTCGCGGATTCAAGCTCAGTATGAAATATCCGGGCTGGTCCACCCGCCGTGGACCCAGCTTTTCCCAACAACCCTTCGCTCAGACTTCCCGCAACCCGCTCGCAACGGGCAGCCGCGCGGCACGAATGGCCGGAAAGAACCCGCCCACCATTCCGATCGCCGAAGCCAATGCCATCGCCTGCACCAGCAATGAGGGGGTTACTCGAAAGGCAAAAGTCACCTGGCTGAAGCTCTGCCAGTTCATCGTCGCGGCCGTGAACCCATCGAAAACGGCAAAAGCGGCCCCGGCCCCGACCAATCCCCCCACCCCGGCCAGCACCATCGATTCCAGCAGCAGCGAAGCCACCACCGGACCCGCGCCGAATCCCAAGGCGCGCAGCGTAGCAATCTCCCGGGTCCGCGCGGCCACCGCGCTGTACATCGTGTTCAACGCCCCAAAAATCGCGCCTAATGCCATCAGCCCCGCAATGGAATAACCGAGTCCGCGAATCAGCGTGGTCAAGGCGGTGGATTGCTCGGCATAGTATTCGGACTGCCGGACCACCTTCACCGTCAGGCCGGGGTTGGTCGTCAACGCGTCTTTGAATGTCTGGAAGGAATCCGGTGAACTCAATTTGGCGTAGACGGATTGCCAGGAGGCGCCGCGTTGATAAGCGGCTTGAAGAACCGCCGCGTCCGCCCAGATTTCCGATTCATCGATGCCGCCTCCCGTGGTGAAAATCCCCGCCACTTCCCACTCGTTGGCACCCACCTTGATTTTCTTCCCCAAATCCAATCCCTCAAACTCCCTCGCCGCCCCCTCCCCAACGACGATCTCATTGCGACCCGGCTCAAACTTGCGTCCAGACACGATTCGAAAATCCTTCCGGATCGAATACGCGGCGCCTTCCACTCCTCGCAAAGGCACATTGGCATCCGATCCCGTCGATCGCTTCGGCAGATTGATGATCACAAACAGCTCGGGCGAGGCCAGCACGCCGGCATCGCTCCTCGCCAGCCCCGGCGCATCCATGATCAAACGCGTCTCTTCCCGGCCGAATCCGCTCGTCATCTCCGAATCCGCCCCGGCGCGCAGCACCAGGACGGTGTCGGGTGAGCCGGACACGGTCATGGTTCGTTTGAAGCCTTCGCCAATCGACAACACGCCGACGAAAACCACCACCACGCCCATGATGCCGAAGGCGGCGGCAGAGGCGGCGCCCTTGCGCTCCGGCAAAGAGCGCAGATTGAAAAGCGTGACCGCGGCGATCTGGCGAAATGCGTTGAACAAGCTCGTCATACACCCTCCTCAAGCGCCTCGTCGCAATGCGGTGGCGATCTCCAGTCGCATCGCCTGCCAGGCGGGCGCCAGGCCCGCCACCAAGCCCAAACCCACCGCCAAAGCCACCCCGATCACCATGTCCCGCCCGGGGATGTAAAAGACAGGAAGCAGTCCGGGCGCGGGATTGCCCCCCGAAGTGGCCAGCCACGCCAGACCGAGCCCCAAAAGTCCACCCCCGCTCGCAATCAGAAACGATTCAGCCAGCACCAACCCCATCACCAGCGTGTTGGTGAACCCCATGGCCTTCAAGACGCCGATCTCCTCGGTCCGCTCCCGCACGGCCTGCGCCATGGTGTTGCCCGCCACAAGCAGGATCGTGAAATAAACCGCACTGACCACCGCGATCAAAATCGCGCCAATGTTTCCAATCTGAGAGGCGAATCCCTGCGCGAAAACGCCTTCCGGCTCGGTCTTTGTTTCCGCCGGGGAATTGGCAAATTCCTCGTCCACTTTCCGCGCCACCTCCGCCGCCTGATTGGGATCCTTGATGCGCAAGGTATACCAGCCGACCTGGCCCTTCCCCTCGCGCCGCGCCTCGTCAAAAAAATCATACCGAAAGAAAAACTGGGTCGTATCCGTGCTCCGCTTGCCGGCCTCAAAAATGCCAACCACATCGAACTCCCAGTTGGGCTGCGTCCCCGCACCACCCCAGATCGGGGAAAACAACGGCACCCGATCCCCTACCTTCCACTTGAACCGATCGGCCGTCGTCCGGCCCACGATCGCTCCCGTCCGGGTCTTCTTCCACGCCTCAATTTCGGACGGCTCCAGCCCATACTCGGGATACATCTCCAAGAACTCGTCCGGATTCACCGGCATGACCGGAAAGAAATTCTTGGCATCCTGATAAATGCCGCCGAACCAGGTTTGATGCACCGCCGCCGCCACGCCAGGCACCCGTTCCATGCGGGCCTCGTAACTCTGCGGCAGAAGTTGGATGATCGAGATCTTGTGCCGGACGATCAACCGGTCTGCCCCCGCCATGCTCACGCCCGCCGTAAGGGCTTCCTTGATGGCGCACAAGAGCCCGTACAACAAGAACGCCACCAGCACGGACATCAAGGTCAGCACCGTGCGCAGTTTCTTGCGCTTCAAATTGCTCCAGGTGAGATGAAGAAATTTCATTCAGGCCGCTCATCCGACAGCCGTCCTTTGTCCAGATAGACCGTGCGCTTGGCCCTCGCGGAGGCATGGGGATCGTGAGTCACCATCACAATCGTCTTGCCCTGCTCGCGATTCAACGCCTGCAGCAGCGAGAGAATCTCATCCCCGGATTTCCGGTCCAAATCCCCGGTCGGCTCATCGCACAACAGCAACGTCGGGTCGGTCACAATGGCGCGGGCAATCCCGACCCGCTGCTGTTCGCCGCCTGACAAAGTCCGCGGGTAATGCTTCATCCGGTGCGAAAGGCCGACCACGCCCAATGCCGTTTCCACATGCTTTCGGCGCTCCGCCCCGCTCAGATGGGTCAACAACAAGGGCAGCTCCACGTTCTTCTCCGCCGACAAGACCGGCAGGAGATTGTAAAACTGGAACACAAACCCGACATGCCGCGCCCGCCATGCGGCCAACTCCCTGTCGCTCTTGCCCTCAATCCGTTCGCCCCCGATTTCCACGATTCCCGAACTGGGCCGGTCCAAACCCCCGATCAAATTCAGCAGCGTGGATTTTCCGGATCCGGAAGGCCCCATCAACGCCAGAAAATCTCCTCGCGGGACTTCCAGGCTCAATCCAGAGAGCACGTGGATCTCCTCGGATCCCCTGCGAAAGGTCTTCTCCACGTCGCGGACCCGGACCCAAGGTAATGGCGCTTCGCTCATTTGCTTTTTTCCCTCACGGCCCCGCCATCTTGCAGCTTTTCCGCGCCCGACACCACAACTTGCTCACCTGCGTTCAATCCCGCCTGGACCATGACCGTGTCGCCCTCCGTCCGTTCCACCTGCACCGCGCGGCGCTCCGCCTTCCCAGCCCGCGTCACCCATACCACTTCCCGCCCGCCCTCCGAACGGACGGACCCACGCGGAATCGCCATGAGCGAACGCCCCGCGAGAGGCGTCGAGGCGGGCGCCACATCCGCCACATTCTCGCGAAAAGCCACCTTCACTCCCATCTGCGGCAGGATGCGAGGATCCAGTTGCTCGAAAGCAACCCTCACCCGCACGGTTGCCTTTTGCCGGTCCGCCGTCGGAATGATCGCGATCACCTTCGAGGGAATCTTCCAGTCCTGATAAGAATCCAGGGTGGCTTCCACCGGCTGTCCCGGTCGCACGCGGTTGATGTAACTCTCATTCACGTCCACCTCGATCTCCAAGGATCCCATGTCGACCAGGGTGCAGATGCCCGTGCGCGTGAAGCCTCCGCCGGCCGACACGGGCGAAATCATTTCCCCTGGCTGGGCGTTCTTGCTGGTGACGATACCCGCAAAGGGGGCTCGAATCACCGTGTCCTCCAGGTGCTGTTTCCACACGGCCACCTCACGCTCGACCACCTCCGCGTCGGCCTTCTGCTTTTCCAATCGTGCCGCGAGGGATTGGGACTCCGCGTGGGCGCGGTCGAGTTCGGCTTCTGAAGCGATGTTGCGTTGGGAAAGTTCTTTGACCCGGCGCCACTCTTTGCGGGCGTCGGCCAGGCGCACTTCTGTCTCCGCCAGTTGCGCCCGGGAAGCCGCCCACTGGGCTTCAGCCAGCTTGAAACTGGCCTCGACGTTCGACGCATCCAAACGCGCCAACACCTGGCCCGACTCCACCCGCATCCCCTCTTCAATCATCACTTCCACCACCTTGCCGGTCACCTTCGAGGAGACAGTCGCTTCCCGCCGCGGCGTCACGTAACCCGACGCATTGAGCAGGGTTCTCGCCGCGCTGGCCCTCTCCAGGGCCACCGGACGAACTGCCACCGTCTCCACCTCAACGCCTTTGGGTCTGCCCCAAATCCACCACGCGACGCCTGCTCCCAGGAGCAGTAGAACCAGTCCCCAGGCCAGGACACCGCCGGCTCCAGAACGAGCCTTGTCGCGACGGTCAATGCGAAGCCCTTCGATGTCGGGCTTTTCCGAAATCCCCATAAATTGCGGTTCAGCAAACCGATTCGCCTCGTGTCGGTCAAGCGCGGCAGAGTATTTCGATGGAATCGAGAATCAGGCTGGCAGTCTCCGCCGCGCCCCGCGTAGCCTCTCCCGCGTTCGGGGGGGGCCGCCTGAGCCGTCTGGATTGGATCGGAAGGCCGCTCCCCGCCATCACATCGCCCGCATGATTGCCCGGTTCGCCAGTTTTTACTTGTCGCTAGTCTGGATCGCCACATTGCCCTCGGGCTGCAAACCGGCGAACTCGGCGCCCCCCAAACGCCCGCCCACCCAGGTCATCGCCATCCCCGCCGCCACCCTCCCGGTGTTCGAAAGTATTTCCCTCGTCGGCTCACTCGTGCCCAATGAAATGGTGGATGTGAAGTCCGAGATCGAAGGCACCGTCGAGGCCGTCGGATTCCAAGAAGGCCAACCTGTCGAGAAAGGCAGCCTGCTGGTCAAGCTGGATGAGACCAAGCTGAGCGCCTCCCTGGCCGAGGCGGAAGCGAACTTCAAGCTGAGCCGGACCACGTTCACGCGCAACGAGGAGTTGCTCCGCGGCAAGCTCATTTCCCAACAAGAATTCGACCAAGCCGCGGCTCAATTTTATCAAAACGAAGCGACCGTCGAGCTTCGGCGGCGGTTGCTCAAGGACGCCCGTATCCTGGCGCCCTTCAACGGCATCGCCGGCGCAAGACTGATCAGCCCCGGCCAGGTCATCAGCCGGAACACCCCCCTCACCAGCCTGGTCGATCTCGACCCCATCAAGGTCGAACTCAACGTCCCGGAACGGTTCATGGGCAAACTTCAGACCGGGCAAGCCATCGCGGTTCGCGTCGCCGCTTTTCCCGGACGCCAATTCAGAGGTGCCGTGTTTTATGTCTCCCCTTACGTGGATCCTTCGACTCGCACCGCGCTCGTCAAAGCCTCGATCCCCAACCCTTCCCACCAACTGAAACCGGGCATGTTCGCGAATCTTGATCTCACCCTCGAGGCCCGTGCCCAAGCCGTGGTCATTCCCGAGTCCGCCATCGCCCAAACGCTCGACCATGATCGTGCCACCATCTTCGTCGTGGGCGCCTCCCAAATCGCGCAGATCCGCCCCGTCCAACTCGGCGTGCGCATGCCCGGCCAAGTCGAAATCAAACACGGCGTGTCGGCCCGGGAAATGGTGATTGTTGAAGGGGTCCAGAAGATCGGACCCGGCTCGCCGGTCGTGCTCGCTCCCGAAAAGGACGCCGCACCTTACCTGCCCAAACCCAACGCCTCCCCGGAGGGTTAAAGGATTTTCCTCCCTCCCCCAGGGCCGATCCCATGGAACTACCGCAAATCAGCATCCGGCGTCCCATCCTGACGTCCATGCTGAGCCTTTGCCTCATCCTCTTCGGCCTGATCGGGCTGGATCGGCTGCCCGTGCGGGAACTGCCCGACATCGACCCGCCCATTGTCAGCGTCAGCACG
This is a stretch of genomic DNA from Verrucomicrobiota bacterium. It encodes these proteins:
- a CDS encoding ABC transporter ATP-binding protein; this translates as MSEAPLPWVRVRDVEKTFRRGSEEIHVLSGLSLEVPRGDFLALMGPSGSGKSTLLNLIGGLDRPSSGIVEIGGERIEGKSDRELAAWRARHVGFVFQFYNLLPVLSAEKNVELPLLLTHLSGAERRKHVETALGVVGLSHRMKHYPRTLSGGEQQRVGIARAIVTDPTLLLCDEPTGDLDRKSGDEILSLLQALNREQGKTIVMVTHDPHASARAKRTVYLDKGRLSDERPE
- a CDS encoding efflux RND transporter periplasmic adaptor subunit, with protein sequence MGISEKPDIEGLRIDRRDKARSGAGGVLAWGLVLLLLGAGVAWWIWGRPKGVEVETVAVRPVALERASAARTLLNASGYVTPRREATVSSKVTGKVVEVMIEEGMRVESGQVLARLDASNVEASFKLAEAQWAASRAQLAETEVRLADARKEWRRVKELSQRNIASEAELDRAHAESQSLAARLEKQKADAEVVEREVAVWKQHLEDTVIRAPFAGIVTSKNAQPGEMISPVSAGGGFTRTGICTLVDMGSLEIEVDVNESYINRVRPGQPVEATLDSYQDWKIPSKVIAIIPTADRQKATVRVRVAFEQLDPRILPQMGVKVAFRENVADVAPASTPLAGRSLMAIPRGSVRSEGGREVVWVTRAGKAERRAVQVERTEGDTVMVQAGLNAGEQVVVSGAEKLQDGGAVREKSK
- a CDS encoding efflux RND transporter periplasmic adaptor subunit encodes the protein MRSPSMSGFSEIPINCGSANRFASCRSSAAEYFDGIENQAGSLRRAPRSLSRVRGGPPEPSGLDRKAAPRHHIARMIARFASFYLSLVWIATLPSGCKPANSAPPKRPPTQVIAIPAATLPVFESISLVGSLVPNEMVDVKSEIEGTVEAVGFQEGQPVEKGSLLVKLDETKLSASLAEAEANFKLSRTTFTRNEELLRGKLISQQEFDQAAAQFYQNEATVELRRRLLKDARILAPFNGIAGARLISPGQVISRNTPLTSLVDLDPIKVELNVPERFMGKLQTGQAIAVRVAAFPGRQFRGAVFYVSPYVDPSTRTALVKASIPNPSHQLKPGMFANLDLTLEARAQAVVIPESAIAQTLDHDRATIFVVGASQIAQIRPVQLGVRMPGQVEIKHGVSAREMVIVEGVQKIGPGSPVVLAPEKDAAPYLPKPNASPEG
- a CDS encoding ABC transporter permease, whose amino-acid sequence is MKFLHLTWSNLKRKKLRTVLTLMSVLVAFLLYGLLCAIKEALTAGVSMAGADRLIVRHKISIIQLLPQSYEARMERVPGVAAAVHQTWFGGIYQDAKNFFPVMPVNPDEFLEMYPEYGLEPSEIEAWKKTRTGAIVGRTTADRFKWKVGDRVPLFSPIWGGAGTQPNWEFDVVGIFEAGKRSTDTTQFFFRYDFFDEARREGKGQVGWYTLRIKDPNQAAEVARKVDEEFANSPAETKTEPEGVFAQGFASQIGNIGAILIAVVSAVYFTILLVAGNTMAQAVRERTEEIGVLKAMGFTNTLVMGLVLAESFLIASGGGLLGLGLAWLATSGGNPAPGLLPVFYIPGRDMVIGVALAVGLGLVAGLAPAWQAMRLEIATALRRGA
- a CDS encoding FtsX-like permease family protein, which translates into the protein MTSLFNAFRQIAAVTLFNLRSLPERKGAASAAAFGIMGVVVVFVGVLSIGEGFKRTMTVSGSPDTVLVLRAGADSEMTSGFGREETRLIMDAPGLARSDAGVLASPELFVIINLPKRSTGSDANVPLRGVEGAAYSIRKDFRIVSGRKFEPGRNEIVVGEGAAREFEGLDLGKKIKVGANEWEVAGIFTTGGGIDESEIWADAAVLQAAYQRGASWQSVYAKLSSPDSFQTFKDALTTNPGLTVKVVRQSEYYAEQSTALTTLIRGLGYSIAGLMALGAIFGALNTMYSAVAARTREIATLRALGFGAGPVVASLLLESMVLAGVGGLVGAGAAFAVFDGFTAATMNWQSFSQVTFAFRVTPSLLVQAMALASAIGMVGGFFPAIRAARLPVASGLREV